The DNA region tcatgTTCATGCTCTATTAACTGCAATATCTTACTGggcccttttttttaaaatgtcaaaaGGCAGCCAAAACAGATCTAACATAcaggaaaaaaacataaaataaacacataaaCCACAGAAGATGCTTCTAACTTGTAGTTTTATAAGAGAAGAATAAATTATCACCTTAAGGGCGAGCAGAAGCAGAAACGTTTCAACCGAGTAAAACCCTctatcaacaaaaataaaactttttgttCCCCCATGACACTCTGAACACAGAACAAAGCACAAAACAACGAATTTTGTAAATAGGTACAAAACAGAATCAGAAACAAATATAGAACAAACCAATACTAACACCACCTCCCTCCTAAACACAAAGTGAAATCCAATCACAAGAACACAGTGAATACcatagagaaagaaaaacaaaatcacaaaacTGTAGCAGGACCAAAAAAAAACCCTTGAGTTGGAGTAACTCGTGTGAGCAAAAAATCAGCAACGTGTGTCaaaacaaaagtgaaaaaaaaaaatcaaattcacttTTAGAATGAGAACCCAACTCACGAAAAATGAGAGCACACCCCACCAAGCGAAGTGCTTCAAAGTCAAAGCAAAACACTTTTAGATGCCcaaatgggaaaaaaattattaatttaaaatttaaaaaaaaaaacaccagatCCAAGCTCAGCAAgatcaaatttacaaaaaatcaCCTAATAGTCCCAGTTGCACTAAAACCCACCATGAACATAACGGCCCCAGTTGCACTAAAACCCACCATGAACATAACGGCCTTTACTCATGCAACATGAAACTATAGTAAAAGATGAAGCAAACCCACCTTGGAATTCTTATGATGATGCGCTATGATGGTGGTATTGTCCAACTTTCCGAgcgaagagagagaaagagagatgagagagatgagagagagagggacGCGGATGATGCTATAAAACATGACATAGATGATGCTATAAAACATgacatagatttttttttaaaaaaaacacatcctTAAGAAGGGAATTGCCAATTGATTTGTGGATAAGCCCATTACTGTTTAGACTAAATATACCTGTAAAGCATCCCACCCGCGGAGCTAACCAAAGTCGTCGCCATGATTTCGCGAAGAGGAGTGGAATTCGAATAGCTAAGGTTAGGgtaataataagaagaagaagaaagggaaaatCTAATTTGAACAATACGGGAAGCTATGACGCAATCACGTAGTTGAGGGATGGCTTTTTGCTTGCTCCGGCACCAACTGTTTTAGTGCTTTAAGAGAAAGAAGACACATACAGTACTACGTGGAGCAACCAAAAGAGATGAAAGTGTGACaggaaaatatctaaaaaaccAATAAATTAGATACAATAGCCTTTTCCATACACATCTCATCTATAAGACTTAGTATAGaagatagattaaaaaaatactaattaatgtATGTTTGGATGAAGTTAAAAATATGGCCTGTTTCAATGTAAATCTaatcaataaaaacaaaagcaagAATTTATGATTCATTTTTgacaaaattagttttatttcaaaaaaataatttttgacatGAAATTCAAACATGTCCTTAGTAGGTACTGTTTAAGAAAGAAAGGATTCGATATCCTTTTGTGTCGTTTTCTAGCgtataatttgaaattcaaacggCAACCGCGTAGACAGGGGACAAGGCAGATCTATAGACTATAGTAGTAGACCAGAAGGAAAGGGAAGGTTTCCTGCGCTGCGTGTGTTCCCTTCCCTAAGCACACCACATGGAACATTTGGAGCAATGGAAACAACAATTTCTCCGGTGGTGGCGCGTCGCAGTCCACACCGTCCCCCCAATTCAGCTCTACGCCGTCGCCGCCGTCCTTATCCTCACCACCGTTCTCCTTCTCTCAAGTTAGTCATCGcttcccttttcttttcaacATTTATTTATTCGTATAATCACATTTCGgtcgctctctctctctctctctttttgctCCCATCACAGTTCGCTTCTTGAAGCGCGCAAAGTCCAACACCATTGTTCTCACTGGCCTCTCCGGCGCCGGCAAAACTGTCCTCTTCTACCAAGTAAGCTTATCAATTCCTTCCATTCTCATTTTCCACTTCTCTCACTCTCACCATCAACAAGTCGTTGCTCCCAGTGAAACTAGACTCGATTTCTTTAAAGCAAGGTCTCTAAAAAAACGTAAAGGTGAACAGTTAGTAAAGATTAGTTATCGGTAAAACTGGTGGATACTCCGTACGAATGtgatgatgataaaaaattttgcagttaactttaaatttaaattcatactttacttttttttgtagCTTAGGGATGGTTCTATCCACGAGGGTACCGTTACGTCCATGGAACCTAACGAGGAcactttccttcttcattctgaaaCAGTCCCGGTAACGTTTATGCTTCTTCTTACTTACCTGAGTTGCCTCTTAGTAGAGTGTGAAATTCGTTGGAATTGGCTGGGTGgttgtttttcttgttattgTTTGTTGAACTGGAAATGATACTAATGTCTGGTGTTTGCTTTGGCAGAAGCGCAAGGTGAAACCTGTTTGTGTTGTTGATGTTCCGGGACATTCGCGGCTTCGGCCCAAGCTGGATGAGTACTTGCCCAAGGCTGCTGCCATTGTGTTTGTTGTTGATGCTGTGGACTTCTTACCGAATTGTCGTGCTGCTTCAGAGTAATTCCTTCTGTGCTTCAAGTGTTTTGTTGAATTGTGTGTGTAAATGTGTGTGAGCATTGAGTAACTAACCATTTCCTGTG from Glycine soja cultivar W05 chromosome 8, ASM419377v2, whole genome shotgun sequence includes:
- the LOC114423134 gene encoding uncharacterized protein LOC114423134 isoform X1, encoding MATTLVSSAGGMLYSIIRVPLSLISLISLSLSSLGKLDNTTIIAHHHKNSKSVMGEQKVLFLLIEGFTRLKRFCFCSPLRLQVIRGNSVVIIEELKVTFPMLESKNKEIKLLSILM
- the LOC114423134 gene encoding uncharacterized protein LOC114423134 isoform X2, which translates into the protein MATTLVSSAGGMLYSIIRVPLSLISLISLSLSSLGKLDNTTIIAHHHKNSKSVMGEQKVLFLLIEGFTRLKRFCFCSPLRLQVIRGNSVVIIEELKVTFPMLES
- the LOC114423134 gene encoding uncharacterized protein LOC114423134 isoform X5, with protein sequence MATTLVSSAGGMLYSIIRVPLSLISLISLSLSSLGKLDNTTIIAHHHKNSKSVMGEQKVLFLLIEGFTRLKRFCFCSPLR
- the LOC114423134 gene encoding uncharacterized protein LOC114423134 isoform X4, whose protein sequence is MATTLVSSAGGMLYSIIRVPLSLISLISLSLSSLGKLDNTTIIAHHHKNSKVIRGNSVVIIEELKVTFPMLESKNKEIKLLSILM
- the LOC114423134 gene encoding uncharacterized protein LOC114423134 isoform X3, with translation MATTLVSSAGGMLYSIIRVPLSLISLISLSLSSLGKLDNTTIIAHHHKNSKVIRGNSVVIIEMMLSRMEAGKKGGGVNDNEKNDIYWFPVII
- the LOC114423133 gene encoding signal recognition particle receptor subunit beta-like, giving the protein MEHLEQWKQQFLRWWRVAVHTVPPIQLYAVAAVLILTTVLLLSIRFLKRAKSNTIVLTGLSGAGKTVLFYQLRDGSIHEGTVTSMEPNEDTFLLHSETVPKRKVKPVCVVDVPGHSRLRPKLDEYLPKAAAIVFVVDAVDFLPNCRAASEYLYDILTKGSVVRKKIPLLILCNKTDKVTAHSKEFIGKQMGKEIDKLRESRSAISPADIANEFNLGVPGEPFSFTQCPNKVRLQDASGLTGEISQLEQFIREYVKP